A single Dunckerocampus dactyliophorus isolate RoL2022-P2 chromosome 2, RoL_Ddac_1.1, whole genome shotgun sequence DNA region contains:
- the dnajb12b gene encoding dnaJ homolog subfamily B member 12b: MEVNRDEAEHCIDIATAALSSEQPEKARRFLEKAQKLFPTEKARVLLDLISKNGFTPRQDTHLNGDSGPRHRQTQSDDTRTPEEKTSDTYTADQVDAVRRIKQCKDFYEILGVPKDAAEDELKRSYRKLALKFHPDKNHAPGATEAFKAIGNAYGVLSNVNKRRQYDECGEERRHPSRHGPGDGNFDADISPEDLFNMFFGGGYTAGSQHTYTNGRMRHQRPQRRERQRDGGLALFVQVMPILILVIVSALSQIMVNSPAFSLSFRPSAGYTQKRLTENLKVPYYVGEQFPKEFNGGNLKRLEQMVEDDYISNLRNNCWKEKQQKEGMLYRARYFGDTDLYQRAQRARTPSCAKLSEITASLHG, from the exons ATGGAGGTGAACCGGGATGAGGCTGAGCACTGCATTGACATCGCCACCGCAGCGTTGAGCAGCGAGCAGCCCGAGAAGGCGAGGAGGTTCTTGGAGAAGGCCCAGAAGCTCTTTCCTACGGAGAAGGCGAGGG TGCTGCTGGATCTAATCTCCAAGAACGGATTCACCCCCAGACAAGACACACACTTGAATGGGGACTCAGGACCAAGGCACAGACAGACCCAAAGTGATGACACTAGGACACCAGAAGAGAAGACCTCAGACACCTACACCGCAGACCAGGTGGATGCTGTGAGAAG GATCAAGCAATGCAAAGACTTCTATGAGATCCTCGGGGTTCCCAAAGACGCCGCCGAGGACGAACTGAAAAGATCTTACAGGAAACTGGCGTTAAAATTCCATCCGGATAAGAATCACGCTCCCGGTGCCACTGAGGCATTCAAAG CCATTGGGAATGCGTACGGCGTGCTAAGTAACGTCAACAAAAGACGACAGTACGACGAGTGTGGCGAGGAGAGGCGACATCCTTCCAGACATGGGCCGGGCGATGGCAACTTTGATGCTGACATTTCACCCGAAGACCTCTTTAACATGTTCTTTGGAGGAGGTTACACTGCTG GTAGTCAACACACCTACACAAACGGAAGGATGAGACACCAGAGGCCACAAAGAAGAGAAAGACAGAGAGAT GGCGGTCTGGCTCTCTTCGTGCAGGTGATGCCCATCCTCATCCTGGTCATCGTGTCCGCCCTCAGCCAAATAATGGTCAACAGCCCCGCCTTCAGTCTCAGCTTTCGCCC GTCAGCCGGCTACACGCAGAAGAGGCTGACGGAGAACCTCAAAGTGCCCTACTATGTCGGCGAGCAGTTCCCCAAAGAGTTCAACGGCGGGAATCTGAAGCGCTTGGAGCAGATGGTGGAGGACGATTATATTTCCAACCTGCGCAACAACTGCTGGAAGGAGAAACAGCAAA AGGAAGGCATGCTTTACAGAGCTCGCTATTTTGGCGACACCGATCTCTACCAGAGGGCTCAGAGGGCGAGGACACCGAGCTGCGCCAAGCTGTCCGAGATCACCGCTTCCTTGCACGGCTGA